TAGATTAAGTAGAATCACTTTAATCTCTCCACGATAATCAGCATCGATGGTTCCTGGAGAATTTGTAAGCGATATTCCATGTTTAAGCGCCAATCCGCTTCGTGGTCGAATTTGTGCCTCTAATCCTACAGGCATGGCCAACGCAATTCCAGTAGGGATAAGTTCCCATGCTCCTGGTTCTACCCAACAGGACTCAGTAACCGCCGCTTGCAAGTCAAAACCGCTTGCCCCTGCAGACATTTTGTCTGGAAGAGGTAAATCCTTATTTCCTGGTAACTGCTGAATTTGAACATCAAACAAACAGATCCCTCCTATAAGATGATGGCACTTTGCCATTTGGTGAGACGATCGCCATTGCCATCGGTTGAGAAAGGAGGCTTTTTGCAAGAGAATGGATATCTTGTTCAGTCACAGCATCTACCTTTTCAATGATCTCATCTATAGATAGATG
This sequence is a window from Mechercharimyces sp. CAU 1602. Protein-coding genes within it:
- the dut gene encoding dUTP diphosphatase; this encodes MFDVQIQQLPGNKDLPLPDKMSAGASGFDLQAAVTESCWVEPGAWELIPTGIALAMPVGLEAQIRPRSGLALKHGISLTNSPGTIDADYRGEIKVILLNLGQEPFRIERGDRIAQLVFQQIPNVSLTSVQQLDDTTRGSGGFGHTGK